The Candidatus Neomarinimicrobiota bacterium genome has a segment encoding these proteins:
- a CDS encoding tetratricopeptide repeat protein, protein MTAYAPGELESLVAEISSLSLQLTSLSRQSTQRVFDVQPTGKFPLGHNYRVPGDYRQLLQLRRQHEDHPQDLAALIALADLQHRNDKFAESEGYLLKALALEPLSQAMLLQLGELYIEKGEFTNAWGTFQEVIYLNPENLMALLAQGRVREAEGNFAGAMVIYDKVEEQVGPSARIYYRRAMNLAGRGDFGDAVTLAREGLNRYPDHAPLYYARARAYAGLGLLDRAKTDLYDALALDSELLVAFEALGDVSLLEGNAVTAMRAFLQVLGKRPGSAEASFKLGRAYLLDLRFDEAAREWELLDRLHPNGRNLAPWLSQAYFLQALEYKRRGRFREALQAQRRARSRAGGNQPEWVVQALVSAGGAALAHNEYQRSLDYYDRAIRNNPFRADTFVALSRTYRAMQDSRAERNALQQALALDPQHPDARRELLRANQP, encoded by the coding sequence GTGACAGCTTATGCGCCCGGGGAGCTGGAGTCCCTGGTCGCTGAAATCAGTTCACTTTCGCTCCAGCTAACGAGCCTTAGCCGCCAGTCAACTCAGCGGGTATTCGATGTGCAGCCCACTGGTAAATTTCCGTTGGGTCATAATTATCGTGTACCGGGCGATTACCGTCAGCTGCTACAGCTCCGCCGCCAGCATGAGGACCATCCCCAGGACCTGGCTGCACTGATAGCACTGGCCGACTTGCAGCACCGCAATGACAAGTTCGCTGAATCAGAGGGCTACCTGCTCAAGGCGCTGGCGCTGGAGCCGTTAAGCCAAGCCATGCTACTCCAGCTGGGTGAGCTCTACATCGAAAAGGGCGAATTCACCAACGCCTGGGGTACCTTTCAGGAGGTCATTTATCTGAATCCGGAGAACTTGATGGCGCTCCTGGCTCAAGGACGGGTCCGTGAGGCGGAAGGCAACTTTGCAGGCGCTATGGTGATCTATGACAAGGTGGAGGAGCAAGTCGGGCCGTCTGCCCGGATATATTATCGCCGGGCCATGAATCTGGCTGGGCGCGGCGATTTCGGTGATGCAGTTACTCTTGCGCGTGAGGGGTTGAACAGGTATCCTGATCATGCACCGCTCTACTACGCCCGGGCCCGGGCTTATGCGGGCTTGGGGTTGCTCGACCGCGCCAAAACAGACCTCTATGATGCCCTTGCCCTTGATTCGGAACTGTTGGTTGCCTTCGAAGCACTGGGGGATGTGTCGCTGCTCGAAGGCAACGCCGTGACCGCCATGCGCGCATTTCTGCAAGTGCTTGGCAAGCGGCCGGGGAGCGCGGAGGCGTCATTCAAACTGGGGCGTGCCTATCTACTGGACTTGCGGTTTGATGAAGCGGCACGCGAGTGGGAACTGCTTGACCGGCTGCACCCCAACGGCCGCAACCTGGCCCCCTGGCTGTCCCAGGCCTACTTTCTGCAAGCCCTCGAATATAAGCGCCGTGGGCGTTTCCGAGAGGCGCTTCAGGCCCAGCGCCGGGCACGGTCACGGGCTGGGGGGAACCAGCCGGAGTGGGTCGTTCAGGCCTTGGTGAGTGCCGGTGGCGCAGCGCTTGCGCACAACGAGTACCAGCGTTCTCTGGACTACTATGATCGCGCCATCAGGAACAATCCCTTTCGTGCCGACACCTTTGTGGCGCTGAGCCGGACCTACCGGGCAATGCAGGACAGTCGAGCCGAGCGAAACGCCCTCCAACAGGCGCTGGCCCTCGACCCTCAGCATCCCGACGCCCGCAGGGAACTGCTACGCGCCAATCAGCCCTGA
- a CDS encoding right-handed parallel beta-helix repeat-containing protein: MKPILRTRAILFLVAAAGCEWPFSTTPTSDEPIFQVTAVVSTERLITSGFVDLGWPLVGIDNFQAFHISRRFALSQDSALGSWKLLATITDSRVNTWRDTIYDDEILRYQVAVFRSDGTFGASEVEAQVPATTRIAVPEDFTLLADAALSPIMDDGDTILVGPGHYDISGLKIAGKGLVIIGTEGADETFLERGPLASDSIMIQVEGGLLQGFTIEAGIALTGGGIYAGGSAVLRHLILRSNQARVGLVQPWGGWGGGAYLFDLARMENCLIFSNSATKQGGGVYIDPNSGRVRIVNCTIYGNTAVGQFTLQPESAGGGIWSQNGFARVENCLVVNNGNGNIMPLPPDIFAPQVLYTGAGPDWAALDSTNLAAGPEFVNPAVGNFRLQPGSPGIDAGNPDPAFNDPDGSRNDMGAYGGPHGNW, translated from the coding sequence GTGAAGCCCATCCTCAGGACCAGAGCAATCTTATTTCTCGTGGCAGCAGCGGGCTGCGAGTGGCCCTTTAGTACGACCCCTACCTCAGATGAGCCCATCTTTCAGGTGACAGCCGTGGTGAGCACCGAGCGGCTGATCACATCAGGCTTTGTGGATCTGGGTTGGCCCCTGGTGGGCATCGACAATTTTCAGGCGTTCCACATCAGCCGGCGATTTGCGCTTTCACAGGACTCCGCCCTGGGCAGCTGGAAACTGCTGGCAACCATCACCGATTCACGAGTAAACACTTGGCGTGACACCATTTACGACGACGAAATCCTGCGCTACCAGGTGGCAGTATTTCGATCGGACGGTACGTTTGGTGCCTCTGAGGTTGAGGCGCAAGTGCCCGCCACGACCCGGATTGCGGTGCCCGAAGATTTCACATTGCTGGCGGATGCTGCCTTGTCCCCGATTATGGATGATGGAGACACTATCCTGGTTGGACCAGGACACTACGATATTTCCGGTCTGAAGATCGCGGGTAAGGGCCTGGTGATCATTGGGACTGAGGGGGCCGATGAGACTTTCCTCGAGCGGGGCCCCCTGGCCTCCGATTCCATCATGATCCAGGTGGAAGGCGGCCTCCTCCAGGGCTTCACCATTGAAGCGGGAATTGCACTGACCGGTGGCGGTATATATGCGGGCGGCTCGGCCGTGCTCCGTCACCTGATCCTACGGAGCAATCAGGCGCGGGTGGGGTTGGTTCAGCCGTGGGGCGGTTGGGGTGGCGGCGCGTACCTGTTCGATCTTGCCCGCATGGAAAATTGCCTGATATTCTCCAACTCCGCCACTAAACAAGGGGGCGGCGTTTACATTGATCCAAATTCTGGACGGGTGCGGATTGTCAACTGCACAATCTATGGCAACACTGCGGTGGGCCAATTCACCTTGCAGCCCGAGAGTGCCGGCGGGGGTATATGGTCGCAAAATGGGTTCGCCAGAGTCGAAAACTGCCTCGTCGTGAACAACGGGAATGGAAATATTATGCCTCTACCGCCCGATATTTTTGCACCACAGGTACTGTATACCGGCGCCGGCCCCGATTGGGCGGCTCTGGACAGCACGAATCTAGCTGCTGGGCCGGAATTCGTCAATCCGGCGGTGGGAAACTTTCGCTTGCAGCCGGGCTCTCCCGGCATTGATGCGGGCAACCCAGATCCGGCCTTCAATGACCCCGACGGCAGCCGGAACGATATGGGCGCTTATGGCGGACCACATGGCAATTGGTAG